The Anguilla rostrata isolate EN2019 chromosome 1, ASM1855537v3, whole genome shotgun sequence nucleotide sequence GCTTCTGAGTCAGTCAGTTGGTGAAGGCATAAACATAGCTATCGTAAGTCTGAACCTGTCATTACCTAACTATAACCTGCAGTCCGCAGTGCAGGGCAGAATTGGCCTCATCCTACCAGGGGTGGGTTAAGTCATCTTGAGTTAACCTTGCATGAACTCCACCCATTAACAAGGTGCCCAGTGCAGTTACTATCAGTGAGAGACGCATCTGTCCTCTGACTGGTGCTTGTTCTCTTGTAGTAATGTGTGGCCTGCATGCTGTAAAATCGTCCCTGACTCTACAGAGCTGCTTACTGTTTATAGATAAACATTAGCCCTCCTTTACCTTATTAAATGGGGCAATTAAATGTAAGGAATAGGGTGAGCACGGGTGTGACAGGCTTAAATATGCAATATGTCtctaaattaataatatttacaaagtCCATGAAAATAATTCTAATCTTTTTGAACCCGATTCTTTCCCCCCGTTGGAGAAGCACATAaccgtctagaatgtgattgtatgctgtagcattaagatttgccctcactggaactaaagggccgagccaaaaccatgaaaaacaggcccagaccaaggggtgtccagacacttttggtcatatagtgtgcATAAGGAAAGAAAGATGTACAAGTAGTCTATGCTTCTCTCTAACTTCTTGCTTTATTGTTTACAGGTACAGGGTAGAGAGCCAGTTGCGAATTGGACTAAAAGTGAAGTCTGACTGGGAGGATGAGTATGAGTACGAGCACGAGTACGGGTACCTAGATAAGATGGTGGAAATGGATGAAGAATTGTGGTGTGAGGTCCAGGTTGGGGTGAATGTCTCTGTTCAGAGCCCAAAGTTTTCATTCCGTCAGCAAACCCATACTGACTCTGGTTAGTATGAGTACACACTTTGTctatctgtctttctgtctgtcggtctgtctatctatctaaaTGACATCCTATTATGAATAGTCATCATTTGAATAAACAATTAAGGACATTAACAGGCTGTGCTTAtatatcttattttttaaaaagctaaacaTCCGCATGTAGGTAGACGTAGGCAACCAGCATGAGAACACGGCACACTACAATCTAATACAACATCGCCACCTGCTGTCTATGGATGTTATTGCACTTGAAACGTACTTCATAATTCCATGGCtatgaatttatgaatgaatgtatgaatgtgtaCAATATGTCATTGTAAATTTAATATAATAGCCTTGATTGTTAGTATGTTTGTGTATAGCTACTATAATAGTCCAATATGGTTCTATGTGATTTTCAGAATGGTGCAATGGAGTCCTATATGGTGAAATAGCCttttgtgtgctctgtgtgtgccttCTCACCCTGCTCATCTGTCACTGTCTCCGCCACCAGCACAAAGGTATGCTGTTCATGCTCCCCTAACACTGAAGGAGAAAATGTGTGAATGACATGCCAGTAAACACCACATACAGTGACTGAAAGAAATTAGAGGTGTGAGAAATTAGAGGTCTGTTACTCCCCTGTTTCAGGTTCAGAACCATCAGCGACAGAAGCGTCACCAACACTGAACTCTTGCGTAAGCATTTCACATGTACTGTCACATGAACAGCATCATCCAATAACGGAATAAAGTATTTCATTTAGCTAAAGTTACAAATCACATCCATGCATGTCTTTGCAGAGAGATGTGTCCTCGGACATCACCTATGCTCATCTGGATATCAGGAAACAACCCAAGACAGAGAGACGACAAAGACAGAAGAGCAGACAGAAGAACAGTCAGGAAGACAGACTGGTGTACAGCGAAGTGAGATACAAATGTGAAGACAGAGTACTGCATGGGTGAAAGACAGAGATTTGGATACCTACAGAAAGACCCGCTGATACTGCAAGACCTGCTTGtggggagaaggaaagagaggcaAACAAAGACAGGCAGTCAATTAGGTTTCTGAaaattctgtgtttctgtctctcattGTAAACTTGCAGGGTTTGTCATTTCTACCCAACCTTCTAATTTTGGGGAAACATTAACAGAAATATTTGCCTCCATAAGAACAGTGCTTCCTAAATGtttattacatcacatttcGTTTGAagatctttttttctgcagcaagacaaaataacacaattaaTGTGCTACTTGTCACAATGTTTCATAATTTTTCTGTTGATTGATGAGAAATGTGCAGACTGTGCTGGATTTATCTTAAGTGAACAGTTTGGGCAATTACTTTGTTGCCTTAGCTCATGTTTTATATGatgaattattcagtcattaattattaaaaatgttcaattttttctcagctcaaaataaatTCCTGTGATGCTAACTGTGCATCTTGTTTCTGCTATCTGGAGAGTAAAAGATGCTGATATTATATCTGTGTTACCAGCAGATATAAAAGGTTTATGTTCACGCTGTAAGTACAAAAGATTTGCTTCAGCTATTGTAAAGAGGAGATCGCTTGTTCATACTGAAACTCCAGTATTGTCTTGTCCTGTTTAAAAGTTCATTTCATCACCAAACTCATTCTTCAAGTTAATCCTTTTTTGAAGTAACCCAGCTGTTGCTAACCACAGCATGGAGGCACATTGGTTAGCACTGCTGCCTCACAGGAAGGGGGTTCAGCCCAGATCCCCTATGCATGGAGTtggcatgttctccctgtgctcctgtgggtttcctctgggtacacaggtttccttccacagtccaacgGCATATAGCCCTTGGCCAACACATGAAAATTTAGCCTCCCTGGCTAACTCACATTTGCAGAAATGTTATTAATAGGCATTGACCttgtcaaataaacaaataaattagcTTTAATTGTCagtaatttaattatgtttttattttattaatttcgtTTTTTGTTATGCTGAGTCTGAAAGCTTTCTGAAGTTTGCAAGTTTGCGCTGCTGTGGCCATTGCCAGGACTTTCCGTACACCTTAACCATCTTGCtagaaagaaagaggaggagataaaagaaaatacagtgTGCCGTGAAAAATGCGGTTCAGGAAGCAAACTATTCTTGAGGACAGactgagaaggaggaggaaatcGCCAGACctcaaaacatttgtaaatgtaGCTCAGTCTCAAGGATTTGcagtttgcatgtgaaaatcAAGAAATACGAAGAACACGAAAGGACATTCTAAAAGGCCTAATGTGAAAACGCTTATGggggccaaaaaaaaatttgacattgatggaaaaaaatggatgTGTTCCCATGTGTTGGACACTGGACACCATAGGACTTAGTaatggtgaaaaaaatgtatatccgttcagtctttaaaaattaattaagtgAAAAACTGCCAAAGAGAGGGCTTAATgagttcattttaaacagaaaaactgaaatagtcAGTATATTCAGAGGGGAATGTGCAAGATAAatcaggaagtatttttttacCATCAAAGGTGAAAACTAAGGCTTAATGTAGTTTAATGACATAACATCATAGTAAAGACATGTATGTTTTATTCAGGCAGCAGGGGTATGTACGGAGCAAAGGTTTCAACTCAAAATAAACAATGggccaaaaaaaacatggccaaaACTGTGTTGATCAATCTCAAAAAAGCTCTCATAGAAATGTAACCTGGGCTGAGAATGTCTAATTGCCACACCCAAATTTGGAACAGCAACtgtctgcaaccacagccaTATTGATGTGGGAACCTCACTGCCTGGGTCTGCCCCTTTTGCACACAGAGCTCTACGTTATGAAACGGACGTAGCCACCTGCTTCTCTTGCCAAAGtcagaaaatgaaagccagGTACAAGAAGCTCTAAAAGCTGTTGAAAGGTTCtcatcacccatgtgaaaaaatggtATGGCAAAATATACCTGAActatactattttatacttGAAGTATTATTAAAGTTTATATAAAGTGTGCTGAGAGTACTATTTTCCACATGGGGATCTGATTGTGAACATGAGAAAATGTGCAACATTGGCTCGGAAATGCTCACCTGGCTCGACAATACCTGACTTCCCTGTTAGGGACACGGTTACCTACCTGGGGACAGGGATTAATAAAACCACCAAGGATATGAGGGATATGAATTTTAATTCATAGTTAGCAAGAGATCTTTCTGCATTCAAGGACTCTGTTACAATTGGAGAAAATCTTGCAAGAGTGTCATATGGTTTTTCATCACTAGAGGCCCCCAAAACTGTGTCATATGTCAACTACTTTCGATAGATTGCAATTTCATCTGGATAAATAAACCCATAGtataaaaaaagcaagcaaatgTCAGGCAGATGAAATTTAACAAGGATATAGAGACATGTGCATTAGAATGGTTTGTACTAGTTATTAACAATCAAGTGGAATTGAATATTAGTTGTGTAGGGATAAGATTAAGCATTGTGTATAACACCCATAATCTCTGGGATATACTTCCCAATTTAGGTTTTTAATTTCCTTCTTTGATGTTCTTTCAATCTGGGCAAGCTTCCTGTTAAACTGACCCTAATGTGTTGGTCACTTACAGTTACAGGCAAAGACATTGGGAGAGtgatacaatttttgtttttttggatctGTACTCCAGagcattggatttgaaataaagcaatgaatatgagattaaatTATTGACTATCATCTTTAATTTGACAATATTTAATGAGATAagataaaataagataagataGACTGATAGACCAAAAAAAATTtgggtgttacagcagcagataaTACATCCACATCTAATGATCCATGAAGGAATTACAgacctttttatatatagttctAACATTTTAGGAGAGCAAACGTGACTGGACAAATCAACACAACATGAAATAGCccatatttagtactttgtgGCAAGttctttgcatttgatgactgcctgaaatccgcaacccacagacatcactAGATGCTggatatcttccctggtgatgctctgccaggcctgtgctgcagccatcttcagttcctatTTATTTCTGGTGTGCTTTGCCTTCAGTCTTTTCTTCAGTAagtgaaatatgtatttatccGGATTCACCATTGGTATTTGACTTGACCAGTCAAGAACATtacactttttggccctgaaaagctccttggttgctttagtagtatagagacacacacaaagtatgGTCACATTTCCTGCTTGAcattatatttatgtgtatgtgcctgtattttaaaatacatcaaaGCTTTTCAGCTGTAACTCCTGCTCTCACCACATGGGAGAGCTGTGGTTAAACAGGAGCTGTAGATTATTCATGGTGATGTGTGAGGCTTCTTCTCTTGACAGAGAACATCCTACACAATGCAACACCACAAAAGTCTACTGTCTGCattgtttcctgttttaaacAGGCATAATTAACCGTTCGCTGGTATAACATGCCTGGGACttaacagtatgtttggggccattgtcctgctgcaaggtgacgGCCAATcaagttttgaggcatttggccttatctgagcagataagatgtttctgtacactttagAATCCATCCTGCCACTGCCATCAGCAGCCACATCATTAATGAGGACAACtaagccagttccagtggcagccatacatgcccatcCATACACTACGGCCATCTTGTTgaacagatgaggggggtgtgATGGAGTGGGgattttgggagaccaaccgcgactgaacagggggttctttaagctattcaccAGAGGTAGAATAACCACAGTCAAGGACAGCGGAAAAATaacggaaaggaaaacaatactcctaagggagagtatcccaaagaaaagctctacacaacccacgtactggataaaaaataaactgaagcttaaggagtatgaactttctgaaaataaaacaaaactgccggagcagaaaacggagcaactcaaagaaaacagacctcgaaccgaggcggaaaaagtaacaccctaaagaaataattctgagtttaggttgtggcactaacttgttgccaacaaccTAATAAGctagactgttgtgctaattttatagccacaacaatccaatatcgcaactGTCAATCCTGTTTACcttttacctcgcttgacagattACCGGCTTTCGTGCAAcgtaagtgacactgaagcaaagcttatcggcttgctcggGGTTTAaatcaagcggccaaaaccagacttcgtttttgaagttcctggttgctcactagcgccactacggttggctccagtataggtgttttcatatccggttttcatgtaagtctacggtacaaatacggtcaaaatacaaagtcaataattttttctcatgagaacaaatagtcacaatatgtgtatttattcgtcgtatgactgtccatgggtcgtttcatgatttattgtgtcatttgggcactgttataatatttgttgtggaccaatgaggtacagtttgcgtcacttccggattactgcaaaggactgagctacagtaggggctacaatctgtggtcactggggtgggaggtggcgtctcttggccttgacattgcggctccgaccacggtccacctgtgcgaagtcagaaaatgcaggcatcccattttgtagtggtttcattatagcgtgtgctatttacagctgcactagacgaccataaaataatcctcctctgaagttttgcggtagccgagtcatttttactatttcctttagcccacttaaccaaataattagttggcagacaGCGTAATCAGCTCATGCTTATtcgctatatgtggtagtccagtagcctatgctaaaacagttcgcaacttcggctaccaagccatttgactagctagctaaccctaaccggcaaatattccatctgtcaaacgtgtctgacggcttgtcagtcgtgtacattccgtaaatgtctacctgggctatgctgcacgaatgtgacaaagctagaatctagcaagaaaataataataattagaaattcaatgtacattatttttgtctttatgcaacaggtggaaaacgtgctcttcaaagtgcgttgtcatatttacacgcctgtagatcacttattaaaatacttggtagatttgttaatcaccgctgacagtgttaatttttattcggtaaaaataacttgcgaacgatcggtcagctagcgtcacccagcaagtaaacaccgcaaacggcgatggagtagtagcagttaatggctcattaactgattgtggcgaaaacctacgacgataacttgcttggttaacagcaggtctacgagacagttatatgaaaattagccaggtcaaatcaccagtagtctacacatctctgattgttgaccatcagtgcagtcgatgttcttccctgtagttcatattgctaatgcgtgagctaaccacggatagcttacctagctcactggcaagctgatatgctagctaagcatattagttttgccgagaaacataaattgaagataactgaacataattgtattattaatgtcatacatataccgtgattacatgacacagtacagtcacggatggaaattaaactccgtaaacatttgatcatatattttaaaacaaagcggcagacagtcagctagcctcaagttcgttctgcaatcgttcgttcaggttgatgggcttttccgcaccggactgtcaatcacattgtaaaaatcacaagaccgcttaactttatggttttggctccaaatcgagaacatggccgcgcccgccattgagcttcaaaacgtcttttacagacccacggagaggcaatgggtgacgtcacagtagctttgtccatattttttacagtccctgaattcaatcaactcaatggccgtaataactaaAGAAAAGgcgcacaaaaacaaattgccgtaataactgaagaaaaggcgcagagAGGAAAATGAATGGtggtatcagccaaaaccatgacaaggGGTGCTTTTGATCATGAGCAGTCCCTTCCTTTCTGCACACTTTCATCTTTCTTTCACCTTGGTACATGTTCATACTCATCTCGTTtgcctcatctgtccataagactttatTCCAGGACTCTACGGTTTTTTATGTACTTTTAGAAAAATCTAACCCCGGCTATTCTGTTTTTGAGGTTTACtgctggtttgcattttttgatgaaccatctgaggttatgctggtgtagtcttctctttatgatAGCCGTTGACACATCTATACTAACATCCTGTGGAGTTTCCTTGACCCGTTCAACAGTTGAAGACAGTTCAACAGTTTCTTTTTCCACAATGAACAAAAGTCTGGTCCAAATATAGCAACGGGCCCATCCTATCCTTCTCTACATTCAGAAATCAATGCTATTAGCATGATGTAATAACGTAACATTTATTAGAGATATGCATAAAAGGAAGCTTGCTCATGCAGTCATATACCAGGGGGCCTCTACTTACAGTGTCACCTGGAATCAGTCACAGACTTTTTGAGCCTTTGGTTGTCTAATACCACAGCAGACTAGACTAAAATATATGCAGTATTGTTTTTACTCCTTCTGGAAATGACTAATAacgggaaaaaaataaaatataattttaggtTTAGTTCAGTTGGTTCATAGTATGCCAGTACACTCTAGGATCTATAGGCCACAGTGTGAATACAGACAGTATTGTTAGTATAAACATGTAGCATAAGACTGAGCTTTTTAATCAGagtcattaaataaatcaagtcATTCCTGTAAACTTAAGAGTGAACGTTTTAGAAAATAGGCTGTATCCTTTAAATAGCTTTCAACAGCACTATTAACACAACTGATCATTAACATGAAGCTGGTGTAATATAGCAATGTGTTGTTAACAGTTATGCAATGCTCCGTTACGTTGTCTGATTGTCTTTGTAAATTTCCAAGACTACCTCACTGAATACACAATATAGACAATAGTAACAAGATTATTCTGAAAATGATCAATGCctgttaaaattttaatttaaaagaactGATTGCGTGTAATAAAAGGTCAAACTAAGCATTTTTGTTGGTATATAATAAAACCCTTTGATGAAGAATCGCACATAcattatacaatatatttatcacatgcactcacattaAGAGTCATTGAATGTTGATATCAGactaatatgtgcaataatagtagtgtgattgcctaaggcaaccacactaattaaATCGAGGATTATAcatttgtctttttgtgtgtgcgtggtagGGAAGTTAATGTTCATGTTAGGCACTCATACTTATGGTGTGTGAATATCTATTGTGTCCAGATACATACATGCCACCATTACCAAAaagctacatttttttctcctgttctggaGAAATACATGAAATGTTTGTGCTCACTGACTGTGTGTTAAGTTCATTGTGCAATTGAGGAAACTGGTTTCATATGAAGATCTGAGCTTTCTGCCATCAGGCCTCCACATATCAATTCTGGACACTTTACATGATGCAAAGCCTTTGTAATAACCTACATTCATGGTGGTCCTAAGCTCAccaataagttttttttttcacaattaatACATATACTCTgcgtatatactgtataaatacaaatatctgtataataattacagtaataCTGTGTATTGTCGTGGTTTCCAATCGACAAAGTTCTTTTTGATCTAGATTTAGCAGATTTCTTTTCAATAAAGAGGATGAGGCATAATCTTCAGAATATCTGACTTTATTCTCAAGTAAATAGAGTACAAAGTCATGATGTCTGCGAAACAGCCCAACGAACCCCACAGATacatcagcttttatttcatttcttatcTTTTCTTATCAGTTCTTCTCCCCTTGGAGGCGTTTCTTTTGGCCGCACCACAGTCGTTTACTGGATCTTTATATCTAAATTAGTCGATGTTGGTTAACTAATGCTGACAGCATGAAACCATTATGGTTACAACCCTTccattttctctcccctttctccaaATGCTGATTTGTTAAACAATAGTGGTTCCGCTATCCCAggatatcaaataaaaaatgtgtttattcagcTCTCATGGGTTCTGACGTGAGTACAAAAGAGTGCAGCTGTTACATGGATCCAGATACATGAGTACAGaggttattcattttatttagaagATAATGTGTGAGTGTCCACtaaaatgtgtgagtgtgcagtgttCTTTTACTTATGCTGACCATGCTGACCGTGAACTTCTACTTATAATTACGCGGACACTATGTGTGATTATGTACTAATACTATGTGATGAATAACAGAATAATAGAAGAATAACATGTCATGGAAATGACCAGAAAAGTCCAACTGATTACCAGAAATTTCCAACAGTATCACACACAGCAATTGAGACGCTCTAAGAATTACAGGGCAATATGTGTACAGATAACTCataccatcaaaaaaaaaaactgcgaaAATACGCACAGTAAAAGAATACAATAGCCTGTGGTATGAGGACATAGCGAGAAACATAAAAGCGCTTATGCCAGTAATTTActggtctttttaaaaaatctttttacatGAAGTGCTTCAGTAACACCTCTGCTGCTCACGCCGTACGAGTTTCCAGTTACAGTAGAATGAGCCTTTCATGGCCTCCCACTGACCTGTTTGCAGACCTACTGCACTGGGGGTGTTTCGTGCACTGTCCCCTTCTAAACTGTTCACGCCGACCAGTGCAAAAGACCCCAGAAAATTCATATTTTCGACTAGCCAGTGGCGACATTTTGTGATGTCTATTTTATGACTGAATGATTTGATTTTCACTCTGCAGCAGGTATTTTTCACTGTGCATATTTGCATTTCCCTTTGTATAGTTTGTTGCATACTTGTTGCAATTTTTCACATGCAGTCACATTAAGTATCATTGAGTATTGCTGTCAACCAGATCTCCTGACTAAAACATTACAATTCATAAATATAAGTTAATatcaaatattatatattttaaaatgtataattcgTATTAAAGAGTTGTATACATACGGGGACTTCTTGAGAGCAAATCAGCAAGATATTGGCACTGAGTAGATTAGGAGTTGCCCTATATACCTTCAGGTGTCAGGATGGGTGGCCTTTATAGCAGGCAACCAATGCCTTTGAAGTTAGTTTCCATCTAAGTTAGTTTCCACTGCAGAAATGTGCATGCAGGGggtcagaatgtgtgtgtgtgtgtgtgtgtgtgcgtgtgcgtgtgtgtgtgtgtgtgtgtgtgtatgtgtgagagagagagagagagagagagagagactgacagacggagagagagcaagatttGTCATTTGCAAAATGGGAAACCGTGCAGTTGTTTTTGGCTTTTGGTTTGGCAAGGTTTTTCGCTTGCACATCattacagaaatgacagaataGATGACATGCCATCCTTTTATTCACAGTAGCAATATACTTAGTTAATGTGCACAATCATTTCTTCACtatggtttctttattttttctgattatCTTCATCAAGTACAGTGAGTATTtgcaaatgatgatgatgatgattattattattattattattattattattgttgttgttgttgttgttgttattgttatttccACGTGtctgtattgtattttgtttttgtttaactctgttttctgtttctcagaAACTGCTGAAGGCTTGGTTAACCCTGCTCCTATAGTATTCGGGGATATAGGGCAAAATGTGACCATCCACAGCCGTATCAAAGAAATATCGAACTATTACACGTACATTAGCTGGTACCGTCTGAGACCGAGTGGAAAGGTAGAGCACCTCGCTTACTTCAGCTCATTCACCGCGAAGTTCGGCCGTTACAGCGGACAGCTTCCCAAAGGCTCTGATACTGCGTATCTAAACTTCTCGAGCGCCACAATCGCCGACTCCGGACGCTACTTCTCCGTGGCGGGCACTGCTCTCAGCTTAACACCTGGCTCCTACTCAGTTTTAGCCATAACAGGTAAGATATGGACATGTATTGTTTGGATTATTATTTGAGGGATGATCTcgaaaaattgtttttgtagaGAGGAAAAAACGTGAGCAACATTAAGGATTACATTAATTGTAGACTGATTGGCCCATCTTATAACAGCTACAcattaaaatatccagtgttaaatccaactcttaacagtgttattacaactcttaacagataccatttggtcccactctggaatgtgtgACCAACAGTTATTTGTTAAGAAATGAATTAACATTGGCATTTTACCGTGTATCTGTGTCGGAAtagaaaaaacatgaacataagaaacaaacaacacGTCAGTCATTCAGGATTTTTGATAGATTTCGCAGCGGAAAGGGTAGCCTACATCAGCCGTGCGAACTCACGGCAATCATTGCGACGAGGACACGTTGATGTTGAACCTATCAAAACTCACTGTAACTAGGCTATAGACCTAGTTTTCATCTTGTATCTGCCTAAAATTCTAATTCC carries:
- the LOC135233445 gene encoding uncharacterized protein LOC135233445 isoform X7, which gives rise to MPQVLHFILFALSCTGSVTCSIVFARAGEDATLSCQCSKNHGCYKELVRWVRMNSNETLQIIDTKCEKSPCRFTSKRTDDIWVALTILQVESGDSGRYYCGEHLSSYLQFTDNGTVLTVGDVWTNSSELHLLNEWTGEGGSPELDWSEAQTSNSSQEFMSKWRYRVESQLRIGLKVKSDWEDEYEYEHEYGYLDKMVEMDEELWCEVQVGVNVSVQSPKFSFRQQTHTDSEWCNGVLYGEIAFCVLCVCLLTLLICHCLRHQHKGSEPSATEASPTLNSCRDVSSDITYAHLDIRKQPKTERRQRQKSRQKNSQEDRLVYSEVRYKCEDRVLHG
- the LOC135233445 gene encoding uncharacterized protein LOC135233445 isoform X9 is translated as MPQVLHFILFALSCTGSVTCSIVFARADVWTNSSELHLLNEWTGEGGSPELDWSEAQTSNSSQEFMSKWRYETKASDFLDVRHTELRCVVTRLSAPWVNIYWRSTRESWEKTGQTSSLSATERGYRVESQLRIGLKVKSDWEDEYEYEHEYGYLDKMVEMDEELWCEVQVGVNVSVQSPKFSFRQQTHTDSEWCNGVLYGEIAFCVLCVCLLTLLICHCLRHQHKGSEPSATEASPTLNSCRDVSSDITYAHLDIRKQPKTERRQRQKSRQKNSQEDRLVYSEVRYKCEDRVLHG